The DNA segment AAGAGTCGCCATTACCGGAATCGGGATTATCTCCTGCCTGGGACTCACACGGGAAGATGTACAACAATCACTCCGGGAGGGAGTAAGCGGCATAAAGCTCCTGCCCGAGAGAAAAAAACTCGGGTTCCAAAGCGGCCTGAGCGGTGTTATCTCCGGCTTCAACGAAAAAGAATATCTCAACAGAAAAGCCAGAAAAACCCTTCCTGAATTCGGCCTCTGGGCCTGGGCCGCAGTCACCCAGGCCTTGGACCAGGCTGGTATTGATCCGAAAGATCTCAATGGCGACGAACGCACCGGCCTGATCTTCGGCAACGACTCCTCAACGGTCACCGCGGTTGAACAGGTGGATACCCTCCGCGCTGACCACGAAACCGCGACCATCGGCAGCGGCCATATCTTCAGACTGCTCACCAGCACGATCACCCTCAATTTCAGCACCCTGCTCGGCATTCACGGCATGTCCTGGACGGTAAGCGGCGCCTGCGCCAGCGGCGCAATGGCAATCGGCCAGGCCGCTGAACTCATTGCATACGGCAGACAGGACAGAATGATCTGCGGCGGCGCGCAGGAAATATCCTGGCAGTCCATGTGCAGCTTTGACGCCCTGGGAGCTTTTTCCCGCAGAGAAGACGACCCGCAATCAGCCTCCCGCCCCTTTGATCAGGGCCGGGATGGCCTGGTGCCAAGCGGCGGCGCGGCGGCATTGATTCTGGAAGAGTATGATACCGCGGCAAAACGGGGAGCAAACATCCTTGGCGAGGTTTTAAGCTATGCCAACACTTCCGACGGCCATCATATTGTTGTACCAAGCGGAGAAGGACTGGAAAGAGCCATGCACCAGGCCATCACCGAGTCCGGCCTTGCGCCTGATGATATCGACCTTGTCCTGGCCCACGCGACATCCACTCCCACCGGCGACCAGGCCGAAGCCCTTGCCCTGCGGAAAATATTCGACACAGATACGGGAAAAACCGGGCCGATGATCACTGCGGTGAAAGGTCTCAGCGGCCATGAATTCTGGATGGCAGGGGCATCCCAGGCTGTATACGGCCTGCTCATGGCGCATGGGGGTTTTGTCGCCGGAAACCCCAACCTCAAATTCCCTGATTCTTCGGCAAAAAACTTGCGTTTTCCTTTGGAAACCAGTAATCTATGCGTTTCAAATTTACTTTTAAACGCCGCTGGATTTGGTGGTACAAATGCATGCTTGATCATAAAAATAATTCGCTGAACAACGATGCCATTGTTATCGGCAGCGGCATCAGCGGACTGACCTCTGCGGCTCTTCTCGCCAAGAAGGGATGCAAGGTCGTAATACTTGAAAAAAACAGGAAACCCGGTGGCGCCTTAAGACGATTTAAACGGCAGGGCGTCCCCTTTGATGTTGGCTTCCATTACACGGGCGGCCTTGGCCCAGGAGAAATACTCAACGTACTCTGGGAGTATATCGGCGTTTTGCCGCGCCTTACGACACAGCAATTCCCTGCGGAGGGGTGCGATTGTGTCACGATTAAAGAGACCGACAAAACCGTAAGATGTTTTTTTTCTTACGAACGACTCAAGGATGAGCTTCAAAGGAAATTTCCCGAAGAAGCCACAGGAATTGCCGGTTATCTGGAAACGCTCAAAGATATCTGCAAGGACATTCCTTTTTACAACCTGGATATCCCGATCACCCCTTTTCTGCGTGGCCATATCGCCCCCATGGGAAGAGGGTTTGCAGAAGCCCTCGGCTCCTTTACCCGTGATCCCGCTCTCCATGCTGTTTTGTCTCTGCCGGCTTTTCTTCATGGCGTACCGCCCGCAAACGTCAGCATTGGCATTCATGCCATGGTTGCCCACGGATATTATTCCGGCGCCTATGCCGTTGACAACGGCGGCCAGGGGATAGTTGACGCTTTTATCCCGGTGCTTGAAAAATACGGGGTTGAAATAAAGACCGGCTGCGCAGCCGAAGAAATACTGATCAATAATAATGCTGTTGCGGGAGTTAAGACCAGGGAAGGAGAATTACTTTCCTCCAATGTAATCTTTACCGGACACCCCACATCGCTTCTGGATATTGTCCCGCATGAAATTTTCCGGCCAATCTTTGTCACCCGGCTTAAAGAATTAAAAAACACCGGTTCGATGTTCGCAGTTTTTGGCATGCTGAATGACGCTGTCAATACCAATGAGCTTTGCTGGGAGAATTACTACAACATCGCCAAAGGCTTCGATTCACTGACTGTGGACAGGAATAATCCGGCCGACAGTTCACTGATGCTCACCGCACCCGGGATGAGAGACACGGATGCAGACCTTTCCGGAGCATCAAAGAGTGTAATCCTCATGAGACCGGCGGATTGGAGCGAGACCGAACAATTCCAGCTTAACGGGAAAAAAACCAGATCGTACGCTTATGCGAATTGGAAGGAGCAGGCAACCCAACAGATGATTTCCAAGGCTAAAACCGCCTGGGGCGCCATTGGTGACATAACACCTCTGGCTGCGGGTTCGCCCCTCACCTTCCAGGATGAACTCGGGGCCCCAGAGGGCTCGGTGTACGGCGTACTGCACAGCATGGACCAGTTCATCACCGGCGCCCGCACCCGCCTGCCCGGACTCTATCTCAGCGGCCAGAGCACCTTGATGAATGGAGTGATGGGGTCATCCCTTGCAGGGTTTGTTACTGCCGGAGAAATACTTGGCCTTGAAAAGTTATGGGATGAAGTAAGAACATGTCGGTAAATCGGGTAGTCATAACCGGGCGCGGCGCAGTTTCCCCTTTTGGGATCGGCACCAAACAGCTTACTGAGGGGGTATGGGAAAACCGATCCGCGGTTCGATTAATTGACGAATGGCGGAAAATCCGGGGCATGTATTCTTTTCTTGCCGCTCCGGTGCCTGTATTTGACCCAAAAGATTACCTGCCGCGGGGCCTGCGCCGCACCATGGGGGACATGGCGATCTACGCCACCCTGGCAGCACAGGAAGCGGTTGGCGATGCCGCGATTTCTGAAAATTTTCTGCAATCAGGAGCGGTGGGTGCGGCAATCGGTTCAACCACAGGCAGCCCCCAGGCATACGAAGATTTTTACAGGAAATTTCTGCCGGACGAAACTATTGAAGAGATTAAATCCGGAGTTTTTTTTAAAATAATGGGGCATTCCTGCGCCGCAAACGTCTGCCTCGCTTTAGGCATCGCCGGCGAACAGTGGTCGCCGGTCAGCGCCTGCACTTCGGCATCCCAGGCCCTGGGCCTTGGCTACATGCTGGTTAAAAGCGGCCGACAGAAAGCGGTCCTCTGCGGCGGAGCAGACGAAGTGCATCACAGTGTGACCATGGTTTTCGATGTTGTCAAAGCAGCCTCAAGACAACTTGATACCCCCCAAACCACTCCCAGGCCCTTTGACGTGCTGCGAGACGGGGTGGTTTGTGGAGGAGGATCCGGCATACTGGTCCTGGAAAGTCTTG comes from the Pseudomonadota bacterium genome and includes:
- a CDS encoding beta-ketoacyl-[acyl-carrier-protein] synthase family protein, which codes for RVAITGIGIISCLGLTREDVQQSLREGVSGIKLLPERKKLGFQSGLSGVISGFNEKEYLNRKARKTLPEFGLWAWAAVTQALDQAGIDPKDLNGDERTGLIFGNDSSTVTAVEQVDTLRADHETATIGSGHIFRLLTSTITLNFSTLLGIHGMSWTVSGACASGAMAIGQAAELIAYGRQDRMICGGAQEISWQSMCSFDALGAFSRREDDPQSASRPFDQGRDGLVPSGGAAALILEEYDTAAKRGANILGEVLSYANTSDGHHIVVPSGEGLERAMHQAITESGLAPDDIDLVLAHATSTPTGDQAEALALRKIFDTDTGKTGPMITAVKGLSGHEFWMAGASQAVYGLLMAHGGFVAGNPNLKFPDSSAKNLRFPLETSNLCVSNLLLNAAGFGGTNACLIIKIIR
- a CDS encoding NAD(P)/FAD-dependent oxidoreductase → MLDHKNNSLNNDAIVIGSGISGLTSAALLAKKGCKVVILEKNRKPGGALRRFKRQGVPFDVGFHYTGGLGPGEILNVLWEYIGVLPRLTTQQFPAEGCDCVTIKETDKTVRCFFSYERLKDELQRKFPEEATGIAGYLETLKDICKDIPFYNLDIPITPFLRGHIAPMGRGFAEALGSFTRDPALHAVLSLPAFLHGVPPANVSIGIHAMVAHGYYSGAYAVDNGGQGIVDAFIPVLEKYGVEIKTGCAAEEILINNNAVAGVKTREGELLSSNVIFTGHPTSLLDIVPHEIFRPIFVTRLKELKNTGSMFAVFGMLNDAVNTNELCWENYYNIAKGFDSLTVDRNNPADSSLMLTAPGMRDTDADLSGASKSVILMRPADWSETEQFQLNGKKTRSYAYANWKEQATQQMISKAKTAWGAIGDITPLAAGSPLTFQDELGAPEGSVYGVLHSMDQFITGARTRLPGLYLSGQSTLMNGVMGSSLAGFVTAGEILGLEKLWDEVRTCR
- a CDS encoding beta-ketoacyl-[acyl-carrier-protein] synthase family protein, which translates into the protein MSVNRVVITGRGAVSPFGIGTKQLTEGVWENRSAVRLIDEWRKIRGMYSFLAAPVPVFDPKDYLPRGLRRTMGDMAIYATLAAQEAVGDAAISENFLQSGAVGAAIGSTTGSPQAYEDFYRKFLPDETIEEIKSGVFFKIMGHSCAANVCLALGIAGEQWSPVSACTSASQALGLGYMLVKSGRQKAVLCGGADEVHHSVTMVFDVVKAASRQLDTPQTTPRPFDVLRDGVVCGGGSGILVLESLESAQSRGARIYCEVLGFGHVNDCNHIANPHADSMAHAIRNAIGEAEVSTDDIDYVNAHATGTIQGDIAESQAIHQVFGSKIPVSSFKGHIGHTLGAAGALETIIALEMFKRQELIPTLNLENPDPECAPVSFVKKIEKSSLNTILKNNFALGGVNTSLVLRRWAS